GTCAGTTCCGGTTTTGAATCACACACACATTTCCAACCAGGAAAATTCATCCGTCAATGACTGCTTCAGAATCATGTTTGCAATTAGACAGTTATCAAGATCTGCGTTTGGATTTGCCGCTAGACAGACAGAGAAGGCCATTGTGACCCAGATGTCACGATGCACATATGTGACACACACGCGAGGTAAGAAAAACAATTTCATGAATTAACACGCCAATTTATTCTTGAGAACACCCCTTTAGTCTTGTCAAAGGGGTGGTATCATAAGTAATAAGGTAtgattttggtttttttttgtttttttgtttttttggggggtgggggggggtgggggggggggcaaCTTGTAAATGCACGGAAGGCGAACATGTGTGTGAATAAACGCTTCCGATAAGTGATCAGATTGCAAACTATTACAATCTTCAATATATCTGCGAACTAGAtgtcagtacatgtatttaGAAAACCTTTATTTTTCTTCATGCTGGTGGTCATGGCTCTGTGACTAGCTTAATTACGTGTAATCGTAACCCGGATCGTAGTGTGTAATAAACAAACACTGTTCGGTTATTTACAGTATGTCGATGTCAATGCATATAGTAAATATATCTGCAGCAGGCGGAAAACAAAGAGGTGACTTCATACTTCAACAGAGTTCAATAGGTGCAGTATTTAAGCATTTGTGTTTTTACATTGCGCAGTTGCCAGGTATTTCTCGCAGTGGAAAGTGAACTTATTATAAATATACGTTATAAGAAATCTTAGTGTATAATTCCGACGGAACCACGGTTATGAAATATACCAACAGTTTCTCAGCGGCATGCATGACAGCTGCACGCAGTTTCCCTAGTCTTGATCTTTATACGTGTACTTCATATTTAGGGGCGcttggtagcctagtagttaaagcgttagcttatcacgccgaagatccaggttcgattccgcacatgggtacaatgtatgaagcccatttctggtatctcccgCCGTGATcctgctggagtattgctgaatgcggcgtacaaccacattcattcactcacccacttacagGATAACTCAtctttacataaatatatactcaCAGTTCTAACACATGGTAAACCTTTGTGATCACATCGGTACAAGGTGTCTGACATGCGTTTACATATTTCTGTCTCATAAAATACTTAAAGTTTTGAGACACggatatttacacattttagatacatatacatatttttcaaacgtaTGTGACATGCACGTATTCAAGGCGTAGACTGACAATATATGTAACGTTCTTGTAAATGTGAcaaataatttccacttatgaaGACAATGTCTAATCTGAAGTTGcgaaaacaatataaataatataaaacaatttcaaataatTTAAAATGCTGAAGAAGTGAAAGAACACCCGAAACTCTAAAATATTTCCATCGTGTCAATACAGGTGGTCTGGCGTGGCGCGAGCTAGTAATTACATTTATGCTAAAAAGTAATTGTATGTTCTTAATCCGCTTTTATGGCTTCTATAGAAACTTCAACACGTAACAGCTTTCTTGAACTGCATTTATGTTCAATACTTTTAGAACACAGTGCATGCTATGAGCGACGTTTTGTCGGGTAAAGGCAAGTAATGCCATACGAGTGTAATATCAGATAAGCAAGCCCTGCTGTTGTTTCATTATATGTACAAGCGACGTGACATCAAGACAACCTGGATTGTATCCAGTGGATGCATATGTCTGACAGCGGGTATTTTCCACCGGGCCCCCtgtctatagcctgtttcacTATTTGGGCCAGCGTTGTAAACGCTATGCTAGTGGGTTCATTCGATCGAAGAGCGATGTTTTATCGGGAGTGGTAGAATGAGACATTGACCCATGATTGGGTCCGCGGGACATCTTTCTTGTACATACTTTTTACACAGTGAAAGGTGCATGCAAGTACGTTTTCACAAGTTAAGCCTTGCAGGTCATTAAATAGACCATAGCATAGACATATGTATCcaaattgtctttcattccCGTTGTTTTAGTCACTACATGCATGACATGCTCAAAGTATATGTGCAGATAAGGTTTTGCGGAGAATCTTCATGTCACGCTTGTCGATCAGAGGGTAATCCTtacactaacaactagtctctcaAATAGACATATTTTACACGAAAAAGCTCATAATAAGTGTATGAAAATCTACTTTTGTGTTCGAAAAACGCTACTCCCTCTTTTTTTCTTAATGTTTCTAATGTAAACTACATATAGTTATCTCCCCTCCCCTTGAGCATATGCAAATGAACTGTTGCAAGAAGCTCGGCTGCTGTCAATGCTGGCATCATTGATAAAGCGGTAAGTATGTCACCGTGTCTTTTTTGAAGACAGGAAAGTTACCCGCGTCTACACCTTCAAGTTCTCTCACGAACAATAAGTAAAATATGTAATactataatgaaaaggagccctgagactttcttacCAGAAGCTGCGGAAATCCAGAcctgccacattttctagacttgtgtgggcttacttggatatatttgcttcagggtctgtgtgaTAGACCAGGTAGTCCTCTGCAGAGAACGACTCAGTCTGCTAAAACTGTACTTCAGTAAAAAAAGACATAAATTGTTCGTATAATAATATAGCTCTTGACTACATTACCGTTGAGATATGACCTCTTTGACAACTATCAAAGTGAAAACATTCCGTAACCAGAAACTAACAGTATGGGTGTATGGGTGTGTACGAGCCAGTGGGATGGAGAGTAGAGATGgtcgtcacacattgtactcatgtggggattgAACCAGACTTTCGGCGTGGCGCTCAAACGCCTTAACCGTTGGCTTACCACTGTAACCTCCATGAGCTAAGTTAACCTGTCCCCAGTCCTTGAACCCCATTACTTACCAGCGTGGGCTAGAGAGTGAGCAGTGCCTGTGTGATTAAAGAGGCATGATCTAACGAAGCAAAATTAAATGTAGTGGTCACTATCTCCACATcgtcacatacacatgtattttaaaGAGGCAAGTTTGTATCCTAATAACAACCCTTAAAAGGTCGGAGCCCGCGTGTGCCTTTCCAGACAAAGCATCTCTACCGTAATGAACTCGCAATGGGGAACTGTAAATTCTGCCttcctttttgtgtgtgtatcatGTTAGCTAACTGAACATATTGAagaagttttttttaaagatgaaacatttgactGGAACAAGTTTGAATTGGGTAGATATAAATACCAACTGATAAACACTCTCACTGTTCCAGTCTGTTTTTCTACGTTTAAAGACGAGGGGTCTGATCCTTCTAAGATAACGAACTCCTACTGGGAGAAGAAGCTGACACCCGAACAGTACAACGTCACAAGGGAAAAGGGCACCGAACCGGTACGTTCCTGGTTAATGCCACTGAGCTGGGACCAGCGTTGTCTCAGTGCAGTGGACAAATGTACCTGATGATAAGCGTAATGTCCTTTCAGACTCTGATATTGTATTACTTTGTTCCTCGATTTCTTTCGCAGTTTCTTGGCACTAAAAATGTCTTCTCAAAACTTTGGATCAATGTAGTGGTTAAGTCATATCTTGACACCCAAAGCAATCTCTCAAGAGGTTTACATCCTATGTCTAAATATGCTCATGGAAACCAATAAGGGAACACGTGAAAATACACCCTGAATAATACATAGAAGAATTCCTAATTTCGAGGTTATCTGTATATTACACAATTTTCAAGAAAATGATCTGAAAAGAAGTTTAAATCAACGTAATCTTGAGTGAGAGGTAATTCATGACGAACCCGTGTGACTCTGACAGATTAACAATGGTGACTGAAAACACTGAAGGTGATGTCTTTTCTTATTACAACAGGAGGTAGAGACGACTGAAGGTTGTTCATCCATGTGATATTAATGAAGCTACATTAAAACTTGCCTTAAATTTACTTTCTATGCTAATTTTAGCCTTTCACCGGAAAGTTCGTGTACCACAACGAGAAGGGAATTTACACGTGTGTGTGCTGCGAAGCAGCTCTATTCAGGTATATATACTGAGGTTACACCAAGTCACGGAttctaatttgcataaagtctATTTCCCTGCGCTGTATACGTGAAGCGAAAGACTGTAGTGTCCAGAACATTGTTAGTATCACCAACCTCAATATCACTCATTTACTGCTATCATGCAAGTCTGTGTCTTAAGATCTATTTAATATATTGGATATCTATTTAATATAATGAACAAACGGGCTTTCTACAACCTATAAGATGCGAACCTATACGTCCAAATGTTTTTTCTTGGCGAAGTTAGCTTATGTCACTCGTTATGTATTGCCCATGATGAAAAGAAGTACTGGTCATTGATGTTGTTCTGTGTCCGATGCTTCTCATGCAGAAAATGGGAAAAACATGGTATGATGAGCGAATTGTGTGTGTACTTTACACAGCTCGTCCACCAAGTTTGATTCGGGGACAGGCTGGCCCTCATTTAGCGACGCCTACCACGAAGCCGAACAGAGTAACGTCATCTGTCGGTCTGATCTCAGTTACGGCATGGTGAGGACAGAGGTGTTATGTAAACAGGTAGCTTATTATTTCATCCATTTGAATGTACTAAACATTCCACAAGCAGAATTATAagaacatgataaatattttaaagaagAGTCTCAATGGAGGATTCGAATCCCAGTTCGTCTAGAGAGACATCCCCTAACATCAGGTGTTCGGACTTGTAAACTTGGCTgtcgatcaatgctcatgtctcgtgattgtctggtcctgctCAAACTGTTGACAAAACCTCTCCACCTAACTGCTTTAACTGTTGACAAAACCTCTCCACCTAACTGCTTTAACTGTTGACAAAACCTCTCCACCTAACTGCTTAAACTGTTGACAAAACCTCTCCACCTAACTGCTTTAACTGTTGACAAAACCTCTCCACCTAACTGCTTTAACTGTTGACAAAACCTCTCCACCTAACTGCTTTAACTGTTGACAAAACCTCTCCACCTAACTGCTTAAACTGTTGACAAAACCTCTCCACCTAACTGCTCAAACTGTTGACAAAACCTCTCCACCTAACTGCTCAAACTGTTGACAAAACCTCTCCACCTAACTGCTCTAACTGTTGACAAAACCTCTCCACCTAACTGCTTTAACTGTTGACAAAACCTCTCCACCTAACTGCTTAAACTGTTGACAAAACCTCTCCACCTAACTGCTTTAACTGTTGACAAAACCTCTCCACCTAACTGCTTTAACTGTTGACAAAACCTCTCCACCTAACTGCTTTAACTGTTGACAAAACCTCTCCACCTAACTGCTTTAACTGTTGACAAAACCTCTCCACCTAACTGCTTTAACTGTTGACAAAACCTCTCCACCTAACTGCTCAAACTGTTGACAAAACCTCTCCACCTAACTGCTCAAACTGTTGACAAAACCTCTCCACCTAACTGCTTTAACTGCAAcgtaacaaataaacaaatcgaAGTGACAAGCATCAATTCGTGCTCTGCTCTCATATGAAGCCGATAGGCGATACACCTTGAAAATGCGGGAACACTGTActtcaaaactcactcacttaaaagaTAAATAAAAACCAGAAGAAATTAAATTTCTTGACCACACAGAAAGCAccttgtatgttgtatgtttcaGTGTAATGCCCACCTGGGTCACGTGTTCGAGGACGGCCCTAAGCCCACTGGTCTGCGGTACTGCATCAACAGCGCGTCTCTCGGCTTCAAGAAAACTACGTGATACATCATGTGGTGAAACCACACACCATATTAACGAACAAGAACACAATACATTGCTGACGTTTTGATGTATGTATAGTCTGAAAAACAGCGTTGTGGTGAATGTCAATTGTATTCGAATCTGTGACTGCAATCAATTGATTTTCAAAACGATTTTTTATGTTATGTTGTGATTGATACTGAAATtgaatacatgtgtatatttataaGCGCGATATTATCGTTAATCTTTGTGTCGATGTGTGACAGTGCATGATGTTTGCCCGTCATTCGTGACGTGTTCTTAAAAAAGCTAGTGTCGTTCCAGTTGTAAATCTGTATTAATAatagataataataataataaaactgtatgatatgAGCATAACATACACCCTTATAATGATGATCTTTAAGAAATTGATATAGACATTATCCTACGAGCACGTGTTATGATTTTTAAAAACGAGTGTTCAAGTTCTACTGTTTCAGTCCTTACTGTTGTGTGtgcaagacaatccagtgatcgctAAGGTGGGTGCCTGTGAGGTCGTATATTCCGCGTGACTCGGAAATGAAtatgagggtgagtgagttgggttttgcgCGGCTTtaagccatattccagcaacaccaggACGGGGGACAgcaaacacattgtacccgtgtgtgaactcgaaccagggtcttcagcgtgacgaacgaacgctttcaccgttgggctaccccaccacgcTCAGTGAACAGCATGTAACAGAATACTCAAAAGAACTTGAAGAAAACCCGATTCCTTCATGTGCCTGTTGTTAGTCTATCATGACTCGATAGTAATGCGAAATTATCAGTTGTTCTTAAACCTTATTTGAGAAGTATGTATGAAGAGATATGTGTTGAATGCAGATGGTTGGTACGTGTTGGTATTTCCAGTTCTGATGGTATGATACTGTGTTCAGAAGTTCAAGAAGTCAATCATGAATCACGTCTACAAGAAGCCCGTAATACACTGACTAATTACATATTACTTTATCGGTTTACAGTTTGCTGAGGTCATAAGTGTTAAATTGTTTTTACCATTGTAAGTAATCCACATGATTTTATCGCTCGTTTTGTCTCAGTCACATTTCCCATAGCGTGACTTTGGGCGCAAACAGTTCATGTTTTATGCTTTGTGATTAAAATGAATACGATATTTGTGTATCTGATTTTTTGTTATCTGATTTATCCGCATCGATGGTTTGTCTGACAGTGCAAAAGGGCTCCCCCTCTGTAGTAGGGCTGGGACCCGTATACCCTGGTCGAATGAGTAATGAGTTGGACCCGGGTACCCCTCTTAATACCCGGACCCGTTATGATATTGTGACGAATACAAGTAGATTAAACAATGTTCATATGCTATACTTTCGTGATTAAGAGGTTATGAttatacaatgccatttagaaagttgtcaaatgtgacatatttgggattacactttttaaatgaagtacagattctagtacttttgttgggtctcatccaggattcgaacccacaccctcagagtcaggcaccaaaTCGCAGGCAAACAAAGAGTCTGTCTTTGGAGATTTGGACATTATTTACAGTCACGTGTTTTGAATATAATGCATGGTTAAGATGTTGAAAAATCGAAAGTTTAGCCTGTGAGCTTAAGAATAcattgccatttcttacaaatgtaatgtcaggaattaacataacgGGTATCCGAGGAGGGTTATGTAACAGGGGGTGGGATAACCGGGTAGAACATTTGGACCCGTCCCAGCCCCACTCTAAAACGTTCGCAGTTGGTCGttcgcagtattccagctacctCAATACGGCCTTCATATGAATATTGCTTTACCCAGCCTTtatattttagcattattccagcattatcacggaggacaccagaaatcggcttcacgttgttcccatgtggggattcgtgtattcggcatgacgagcgaacgctttaaccacggcAGATCGTTTGATTATCTCTAAAAAAAATACTGCACCAAGGATTGCCAGAATCTACGCAGATGCGCTTTACCCCAAAGTGTAAGCGCATAGAGCGTATTACACTGACGCCATATATTTCTGTATGCATTGACCATTGTGTTAATGTTTACAACCATGACCGACTCCCACCACGGTGCACGCACGGTCTCACAGTATCAGGCGTGTACTCTTAGTGTCCCCTGGCCGCTATGTAGATATGATGTTAGGGAAATAGTATTCACTTTTTGAAACATCAGTTtacataacagtgagtgagtgagactatcaagtgatcaacaacatgagcatctatctgcgcaattgggaaccgatgacgtgtcaaccaagtcagcgagcctgacaacctgatcccgttagtcgcctcttacgacaagcatatagtcgccttttacggaaagaatggtttgctgaagggtCATTTTCATAACAAATCTTACACTATTTGTAGTGAATGTGAGGGTTCAGTTTAACGCCACCATGGAACTGATATCACACGTTTCATTATCACTTTGATGATACCCACAAGCAGAGGTGCATTGATGACAGACGTAGAAACATGAAGGGGGTGAATCATCGAACCCACAATCAAAGGTTTCTGACACGGCCAAGGGACGCCTACTCTACAAAGCGCACCCTACTGGGCCGCCACCAATTGCCGCTACCATTATTTGTAAcgtacagtgagtgaatgagtttagttttacgccacactcagcaatattccagctttactgcgggggtctgtaaacaatcaaatctggaccagacaatccagtgatcaacaacgtgagcatcgatctacggaatTTGGAACCGAGATAGAccgatcacccgatcccgttagacgcctcttacgacaagtatactcgccttttgtggcaagcatgggttgctgaaggcctattctgccacTGACCTTCATAGGTTGTCCCATTATAAAGCACCGTGCAGCACCGATGTGCAATCCAAGTTTGTGTGGGTATTTTGATTGTCTcgcacagtgagtgagtcattgCCAAGTAGCGTCAACATATTCATTTACATCACAGAACTTGATGAACACGTACAATGGGTGAGCGACCTGGGACTCGAACCCAGTGAAGATCTGTAGTTTCTAGTTGCCTTAAGTCACGGAACGGTGAACATCGCGGGGTTGCTGGAATGCCTGGGAC
This portion of the Haliotis asinina isolate JCU_RB_2024 chromosome 10, JCU_Hal_asi_v2, whole genome shotgun sequence genome encodes:
- the LOC137298004 gene encoding peptide methionine sulfoxide reductase MsrB-like; this encodes MFAIRQLSRSAFGFAARQTEKAIVTQMSRCTYVTHTRVCFSTFKDEGSDPSKITNSYWEKKLTPEQYNVTREKGTEPPFTGKFVYHNEKGIYTCVCCEAALFSSSTKFDSGTGWPSFSDAYHEAEQSNVICRSDLSYGMVRTEVLCKQCNAHLGHVFEDGPKPTGLRYCINSASLGFKKTT